In Peromyscus leucopus breed LL Stock unplaced genomic scaffold, UCI_PerLeu_2.1 scaffold_274, whole genome shotgun sequence, the genomic stretch TGAATTAAAATCCCTACATTCACAGGTGTTACATGATAGGAGACCAAGAGATGGAGTCCATTGTTTTCCCTCAGGAAGTTTTCTTTGCCTCCAAAGTCATAGTCAGATACTAGAAAGCCTTGACCCTTGTTGATTAGATGATAGAATTCATTAGAATACTGCCtgataatacaagaaaaaaaaaaaaagcagattatTTGGTCCATTTAAGTGAATATCTGGGGTGTGAGCTAAGCTCTGTGCAGAGCCCTCTGTTCCTCCTCTTTGGAGGTCTGAAGATTACGAAGTTTGATACAGGATGAAAGAAAGCATCCTGAAGTGTAGGTTGTATTTCCACTTTCGAGAATTCTCCTTTTAACTCTatactctatttttaaatgagttaattaCTTCATTGATGTACAGTTTTTTAgcttctttattatttaaatattatccaTTTATAGtgtgtggagttggtaaaaatcttttcctcttCTATAGGTTATCACTTTGTCCcagtgatggtgtcctttgccaaacagaagcttttcagttccctttattaattgttgcttttaCTAACTGTACAATTGGTTGTCTGTTTAGAAGGCCAATCCtgtgtctatgagttcaagattattccccactttctcttctattaggctcagtatatgtggtatatgttgTTGTGTTTGATCCACATGGAGTTGAATTTTATGCAAGGTCATCAGTATAGATGTATGTTCAGTGTTCTGTGTTTTGAGGACATTATCAATGTATCAGGTCAAAACCATTACAGTATGATCCTAGAAAAATACAATGGTCTATCTACACTGAAATGCTGACATACTCCTACTTAAACCCatgtttttgatgttgtttttgttttttgtttcctgaggtgtttttgttgttgtttggttttttgatttttttgttttttggtttgtttttttcaagactggtATTTTCTGTGTTAGAGCTCTGGCAGTTCTGGAACTCTATATGCCATGCTgatgtcaaactcacagagatcctcctgcctccagagtgttgggattcaaGGAATGGGCCACGACCACGTGATGTAAACACAAGGTTTTTAATTGGCATGTGGATAATAGGTAAGCGGCTTGCCTATTTTTATGATTGGCAGAGTATGAAAACCTTCACTTGAAATAATTGATCTATTCCATTGAGGTTACCAGGAGActttttctgcattttattttttggagcaTCACTATCTTTCCTTTATGATTTCTTACTCTTCTCTTCCCTACAGAAAATATTCATCACAAAGTAGAATGGGTCCAATGtgagtttctctttcttccacatTGAAATCCTGCCTTAGATGCCAGGCACTCACTCTCCCAACTGACATTCATCCTCCAGCACCAAAGCACCTTATATACTTATATGATAATCTGTTATTTAAAAGGGTATACTATGTTCAAATTACTTTTAGAGAGGCTAATCATGGCAGAAATTGGAAGCATGAGTATCAGGAGTTCAAATCCCTTATCGCTTACAAAGTGAATCCCAGATAACTAATCATATGTGGCCCtattttctaaaaggaaaaaaaatggaaagggcTATATCTCAGTTTgcagagtacttgcttagcatgtactaGTTTCTGGGTTCAATCTTAAGCATCACATATAATCAGGTGTGGTTTCATCTGCAtgtaaactcaggagacagaggcagacactaAAGGTCATACTTAACTACACATTGAGTAGTagaccagcctgggacacaggagaatgtttctcaaaataacaataataatcgaAATAATACTGAGGAAATCAGTTAGGAATTTGAGCTTGATATCAGCATTGCTTCTTTACTGAGAATAGAGCACAGTCTCTTAAATATCaaacatggtttctttttttagtcACAGGTTACTTCCTATGTAGTTGATGCCTATGTTCAGAATCTTGCTGGTTTCCCATACCAATGAGACGATAaatcaaaagcaaattaaaaaatgcaGTATGGAAGTGTCAAATTCTATGTGGCAGGAGAGCATACTATAGTCACCAAAAGGTGATTTCAGGCATTAATAGTCGAGAATTTGAGGAGACTGTACTAGGTCAGGCCAGTCTGAGAAATCTACCTTCTAGAAAGCATGTTGTGGGAGGGAACACAACAGAATAGGTGGGCCCAGGAAAGAAACCCTTCTCATTTGATAATACACAGACTCATTAGTCACAGCAATTATTATGAGGACCAATTACAtaaaagactgaagcaggaacatCACAAATTCAAACTAAGCCAGGACAACGTATTGGAACCCTAACTCAAAACCatgcaaccaaacaaaaaccaaaatccaaacaaacaaagaccccTGCCATGGCCTTGTGAGATTCTTGTGTCATTATTTTCTCTGTGCCCCACATCTCCTCATCCCAACCCATCAGCCTATAGAGGTTGAGGACATAATATTGTCTTAGGGTACTTGCTCCAGGTTTATGCAATCCTCTAAGTGCAATTTCACTCTTGACTATCAGTTTATTCATCCAGAGGTTGTTTCGTGGAATGAAAACTACAAACTAACACCTATTACTTAGAAAGATTCAATGGTCCCTTTATTGACTTCTGGATATTCTGTTCTGTAACACAAAATACTAaccagtcttattaatagaaaacccaaagccagataatTGGGTGAATGttaaaagatgagaaaaacagaaaaagttagacacattcttacctctatgaaatcgtTAGCCTTAAgagcatgagttcctgtttcctcacaccttatatacctttctctgagCTGACATCATTTCTTGGGATtgaaggcctgtgtgcttcccagtactggaattaatgTGTTGGGCTTCCTGtcactgtttccagtgtggccttgaactctgagatctacatgactctttgcctcccaagtgatagcattaagttgtgtgtcaccactgtctggcctctaagtctaatctagtggctggatcTGTCCTCTGATCAGCAGGCAAgtttatcagggtacacaatatatcactacatcaTTTCCTATGTAAGGGTTTCTAAACTACATAAAAGTAGATAAAACAAGCTCACcactagtgtggtggtttgaataagaatgtcaaCCCTCTATAGACTCatttatttaaatgcttagtcaccagggagtagcactatttgagaaagattaggaagtttgtccttgctggagtgggtccttggaggaagagtgtcactggaggcgagctttgaggttttaaaagcctagGCCAGgccaaatgtctctctctcttggcctACGGATCAGGAAGTAGCACTTAGCTGTTTCTCCAGCATCACACCTGctagctgccatgctccctgtctcCATGGTCCATGCCATGATGCTGTCAGACTAAGCCCCTGatactgtaagcaaggccccactGAAAGacttcctttatgagagttgcctaggtcatggtatcttttctcagcaaaagaacagtgactgtagctagagttttcctgccttgcccacagtcaggacaaatctttgtcacccgccagtcccacagccgctcagacccaaccaagtaaacacagagacttatattgcatacaaactgtatagccgtggcaggcttcttgctaactgtttttatatcttaaagtaacccatttctagaaatctataccttgccacgtggctcatggcttagcagcatcttcacatgcttcttgtgctggcggcatctggcagtcagtccttctgccttcctgtccttttatttctcctctcagttagtcccgcctatccttcctgcctagccacagccgatcaggttttatttattgatcaatcagaacaacttgacatacagaccatcccccagcacagccaagtgcagaccatctcagacacctgcactcaggcccatggtcctaatcatcctctatgcggacctgctgggtaacgccacaaagaacccaagaagggctcccacaggacatacagaacatcccacagcaagtgacTAACAactagcatgcatgcatggtTCCTTGCCTCCTGCTTTTGACTACTGATGTGATGTAACTAAGTGCTGCAAGATCCTGCCACTGTGATTTCTCCAGTAGGATGGACTAtggcctagctactggccattcagttctgtattagaccaatcaagtattttagacaggcaaagtaacacagactCACTgtgttgaacaaatgcaacacatctttccatcattaaacaaatattacaccgcaaaaaataaaatgtactaatATTCCACAGAAGTTTTTCTCTTGTGATGGGTTCTTTATTAAATACCAAAGTCATCCATtatattcctttatttcttcttgttgtttttttattttattttattttactttacaatacaattcagttctacatatcagccacggattccctgttctccccctcctgccctgctccccttcccccagtctacccccattcccacctcctccagggaaaagcctcccccaaggactgaggtCAACACCTCCTCCCATGCTGAGctaagcgaccctgcataagctccaggtttcaaacagccaactcatgcaatgagcacaggaccctgtcccactgcctgtgTTAGAGCTCTGGCAGTTCTGGAACTCTATATGCCATGCtgacctcaaagtcacagagatcctactgtctcctgagtgttgggattaaaggaatgggcCACCGAGACATGACCTAAACACAAGGTTTTTAAGTAGGAATGTGGATAATAGGTAAGCGGCTTGCCTATTTTTATTATTGGCAGAGTAGGAAACCCTTCACTTGAAATAATTGATCTATTCCATCGAGGTTACCAAGAgatttttctgcattttattttttggagcaTCACTATCTTTCCTTTATGATTTCTTACTCTTCTCTTCCCTACAGAAAATATTCATCACCAAGTAGAATGGGTCCAATGTGAGTTTCACTTTCTTCCACATTGAAATCCTGCCTTAGATGCCAGGCACTCACTCTCCCAACAGAACTTCATCTTCCAGCCCCAAAGCACATTAAATACTTCTATGATAATCTGTTATTTAAATGGTGTAATATGTTCACATTACTTTTAGAGAGGTTAATTATGGTGGAAATTGGAAACATtaggatcagaagttctaggCCAGGATCACTTAAAACTTGACTTCCAGATCACCAATATCATGTGGCTccatttttgaaaaggaaaaaaaatggaaagagctaCTTCTCAGTTTGCAGAGTACTGGCTTGGAGTACTAactaggtcctgggttcaatcttcagcatCACAGATAATCAGGTGTGGTGTCACACGCCTGCAATTCCAGtcctaaggaggcagagacagatactAAAGGTCATACTTAACTACAGATTGAGTagcagaccagcctgggatataggagAATGTttgtcaaaataataataataataataataataataataataattgtaataCTAATAATGATATTTTTGAGGATCTCAGTTAGGAGTTTGAGATTGATATCCAACTTACCTCCTCACTTAGAGTAGAGCACAGTCTCTTAAATATCaaacatgttttcttcttttaggcATGTGTTACTTTCTATGTAGTTGATGACTATGTTTAGATTCTTGCTGGTATGCTACACCAAGGAGACAAtaaatcaaaaggaaataaaaattcagtaTAGAAGTATCAAATACCATGTGGCAGGAGAGCATACTATAGTCACCAACAGGTGAATGCAGGCAATAAACCTGAGAATTCAAGGAGACTAGAGTAGGTCAGGCCAGTCTGAGAAATCTGCCTTCTAGAGAGCATGGTGTGGTGGGGAAGAGAACAGAATAGGTTGGGCCAGGAAAGAAACCCTTCTCATTTGACAATACACAGACTCATTAATCAAAGTAATTATTATGAGGACCAATTACAtgaaagactgaagcaggaataTCACAGATTCACATTACCCCTGGATCACTTAATGGACACCCAACTCAAAATCAagtaaccaaataaaaacaaaatccaaacaaacaaagaccacTGCGGTGGCCCTGTGAGATTCTTGTGTcatcattttctctgtgtcccacatCTCCTTATCCCAACCCATCAGCCGACAGATGTTGAGGGTTTAATATTGTTTGAGGGTACTTGCTCCATGTTTATGCCATCCCATAAATGCACTTTCACTATTGACTATCACTTTATTTATCCAGTGGTTGGGTTGTGGAATGAAATCTGTAAACTAACCACTATAACCTGCCACTTAGCTCTGAAAAATCACATGGAGACATATTCTTCTTTATGAAAACACGGCCTTAGCTTGCCTTATTTAAAAGCGGCTCTTCCTATCTTAAATTAGCCAGTCTAACTTTCGCTGCTCGGCTtttacatttttcagtttttgtatAAGTTTTCTTTACCTCTTACTCTGcttctggctgtgtggctggatgggTAGGTGGCTGCTCTCCAGAATcatcctctctttctccatttctcactcctttctcttctcttattctccttctatttattgattctctgctggcagcaccagctatccctctcctgcctagctactggccattcagttctgtattagaccaatcaggtattttagacaggcaaagtaacacagactcactgtgttaaacaaatgcaacacatctttgcatcattaaacaaatattacacagcaaaaaaatgtaacatatcttcaactaatattccacagaaGTTTTTCTCTTGTGATGGGTTCTTTATTAAATAGGAAAGTCATCCATTATAttcctttacttcttttttttttaattttattttactttacaatacaattcagttctccatatcagccactgattctcttgttctcccccctcccgccctctccctttcccccagcctaacccctgttcccacctcctccagggcaaagcctccccaaggactgaggtaaacctggtagactcagtccaggctggtccagtCCCTCTCCCATACTGAGCTaagagaccctgcataagccccaggtttcaaacagccaactcatgcaatgagcacaggaccatgCCCCCTGCCTGGatgactcccaaacagatcaagccaatcaactgtcttacccattcaagggcctgatccagttggggacccctcagccattggaatatagttcatgtgtttctactcaTTTTGCTATaggtccctatgctttatccaaccttggtttcaacatatctcgctcatataaaccctcctcttcctcgcTAAATAGAATCCCGGAGctctacccagggcctagctgtggaactctgcatccagatctctcAGTCCTTGAATGATATTTCTTCTTAAAGAACTGTGATACCGTTTATATTATTCTAATATTGTAagaatttcaaacatttttagaATAGCTAGGCATCTTGTCAATGTTCAGACTGGGTCAAATATTCAAtttcagagaaaaggaagaggaaaaggtagTTACAAATATAAACTGATATTGTACTGGATCGGGTGGTGCAAgcttttagtcctagcactccCCCGGCAGGGGCCGGTGGACatgtttgagtttgaggcctacaTGAGTGAGTACCAGTAAAACCAAGAAGATATAGTGTGAccatgtctcaacaaaacaaactacaaaaGCTGGAAACTATGGAGTAACATTATTAGAAATGTGGGCTATGTCTCCGtaacctctttttatttttttcttttcttatttttattaagaatttttctattcatttcacataccaaccacagatcagcCGTCCTCAATCTCCCCCAACCCAAGCCTTCCCCCCCTAggcacccctcattcccaccccctccatttTAAGCTCTCCCATGGGGACTCAACAGAGCATGGTACATTCAGCTggggcaggtccaaggccctcccctctGAACCAAGgatgcacaaggtgtcacaccttaggcacgtGGCTCCAAAatgcccactcatgcaccaggaatggatcctgatttTACTACCTGGgcccccccttcccccaaacagcgcaagctaaacaactgtttccAGAAACCGGAGGCCTAGTCTAGGCCAGTGATCACTCCACAGTGAACCCTATTTTAGACATGCACTCAAATGCAGTGTCTGTAAAGAAATAACCATTTTTTCCATtataatagtattttattttttaatagcaataaaagagataaCAGTACTGtaggaaatatttacaaaaagCCTaatgtgctggattaaaggttcTCCCTTTAAGGCCACTGGAGAAGAAAGGCCGGACAAAGTCTTTGAAGGCGCCTGGGGGGTACTTATATATGAGGGAACTCTTGGCAACATTAACGAAACTTAAACATTCATCCACACAATCAAGGAGAACCCCAACCCGGCCCAGTGGCCTCTCTATATAGTGCCGGAATACTGGGCATGTGGTGAGGAGACTGTAATGATTaccctccttcacacacacaagaagataGGCACCCTCATAGTCAGTCATTTGGTTTGTATTCCTTAACCAGGAATCCTCACAGACCCCTACAGCCCAGTCCCCAGAGCCCTGCAAATCCACCTCCCAGTAATATTTCCCTGTGACGAACTTCAAGGATCCCCAGGAAGCCAAATAGCATCCAACAGAACCCTCAGATGGATCCTTATGGTGAGGTCCAAAGCTGAATTTTCTCAAGACATTAAATAGGTTCATCTTGTAATGGAATGTGGTTatctggtcaaagaaaatgtgcGCCTGGATGTGCTTGCACCTCTCAGTCAGTCCAGTGATGGGTAGGGCACTGAATTCAGGTTGCATGCCCTTGGGCATGCTCAGCTGCATTGACTCACTCCTTCTGACCATGTCATCCAAACCCTGGAGCAGTACCACATATGGCTCGTGGGACATTGCCATCAGCTCCTGAAACATATCTCTtagttctttgctcttttggacCATCCTGGCTTCACTCTTTATCAGTTTCTCTAACACACATTGGCCTTCCTTTCTCATGCACTCGAtatgtttctctccctcttcacAGAGGAACGGATGCAGCTCGCCATACTCTGACCTGATCATGTCTTCCCGCAGACTCGCATAGTCCATCCACAAAgttgttgttctgttctctgcctcGATAGCCTCTTGATTTTCTTGGATCTTCTCCCATAAAGATGCCATCTGCTTCAGAAGTCTTTCCATTTCATCTTCAGCTGCTGCCTCAATGGGACAATGTCTGTGACCTCTGTGCTCATGGGAGTTAGAGCAGAGCTGACAGAGGAAGATCCTGCTCTCAACACAGAAGATCCTCTTTATCTCCTTGTGGCTCACACACTTatgctcctcagagctcaggtccTTCATGAGGCTGGCTTGTCTGGCAATGGACACCAGCTTCTTCAGGACAATGTTGATTCTCATTTCCTGCTGTTGGCATGGTTCCCGACACATAGGGCAGTGGAATGGAAGTTGGGTGTCCTCCCAGGAAAGCTGGAGGCAGGCTTGACAGAAGCTGTGGCCACAGCTTATGGTGACTGGCTCTGTCAGGCAGCTCAGGCAGATGAAGCAGGTGAGTTCTTCCTGGAAGGCTTGGGAGATGTCTGGCTCCATTTTCCCCGGGAATAGTCTCTGGTCTCAGCAGTGTCTCGTGGGCACACAACAATATTAGCTCAGTTCTGTGGTGTGACCCTCAATGTGTGGGCTAGAAGGATCTAGAAGTCTAGGAGCCAGAAGGTATGGAAACACACTCTGTCTGGTCTAGAGAAGAATGAACCTGGCTGGACCCTGGAGTGTCCTTATGTACTCTCCAGAAACCACACCCACTGGAAATAGCAGTAATCTAATTGGATGGAAGATTGAATTAAATCTATGGCGAATCCTCACAAAATAATCCTCCACAGGTTTGCTGAGTCACACTTCTTATCTGGGTTTGATAGGTCACACCTTTAAATCAAGAGTCCTAGGCATTGGGCTGTTCAGGCAGGAGGAGTtttagttcaaggcctgcctggaatATACAGTGAGaacttatgtttaaaaataaaaaagagcaatTTTACTACAAAATTTCACTGTTTCTAATATTTTGTGATGTGCTCATAATTTCGGTTTACCTTAtccaattttttatatttaattttattttattttacaatataatttagttctacatatcagccaaggattcccttattctccccccttCTGCAACCCTCCCCTTTTTCCcatcctaccccccattcccaccttctccattGCAAAGTCTCCCATTAGAAttgaaatcaacctggtagactcagtccaggaaagTCCAGTACCTTTCTCCCTGcttaagccccaggtttcagacagccagctcatgcaatgagcacaggacctggtcctactgcctggatgcctcccaaacagatcaagtcaatcaactgtctcacctattcagagggcctgatctagttgggcaATGGCTGAAGGGccggcccccaactagatcaggccctctgaatagggcCCTTCAGccattggtttatagttcatgtgtttccattcatttggctatttgtccctgtgctttgccTTTTTTTACCTTTTGCAATTTAACAGTTAATGATATCAATCTGTGATTTTAGCAAATATTAAcactaaaaaattattaataatttcttGAGAATTTACTTCAACTCATGTTTATCATATTCACCTCAACTGCAATTTCTTCAAATTCATCCTTTTTTCCCCCACTCCcccttctgttctttccttcttgcttttttaaaaaaatacttgggGATGCCAGGGAGGggatggaggcacatgcctttaatcttaacactcaggaggcagaggcagtcatgTGTCTGAGAGTTTcaggctaacctggactacagagtgtgttccaagacagtcctttcctgtgtctgtgagttcaagactattcaccactttctcttttattaggtCCAGTATATGTGGTTTTGTGTTGATGTGTTTGATCCACATGCACTTGAATTTTATGCAAGGTCATAattatggatctattttcagtgTGCTGTGTTTTAAGGATATTATCAATGTTTCAGATCATAACAATTACAGTATGTTTCTAGAAAAATACAGTGGTCTAGCTACACTGGAATGGGACATACTCCTACTTGAATgcgggttttgttgttgttgtttgtttttttggtgccctgtggtttttttattttttgttttttgtttttttgtttttgtttttgtttttttctagaaaggttttctctgagtaacagctctggctgtcctggaactcactgtgtagaccatactgacctggaactcccagacATCCTCCTACCTcatgagtgttgggactaaaggaaTGGGCCACCACTACATGGCCTAAACACAAGGTTTTTAAATAGGCATGTGGATAACATGTAAGCTGCTTGCCTGTTTTTATCAATGGCATAGGATCAAAACCTTGACTCTAACTAATTAATCTATTCCATTGATGTTACCAGGTTActttttctgcattttatttttttggagcaTCACAATCTTGCCTTTATGATTTCTTACTCTTCTCTTTCCTACAGAAAATAT encodes the following:
- the LOC114695001 gene encoding tripartite motif-containing protein 43-like, producing the protein MEPDISQAFQEELTCFICLSCLTEPVTISCGHSFCQACLQLSWEDTQLPFHCPMCREPCQQQEMRINIVLKKLVSIARQASLMKDLSSEEHKCVSHKEIKRIFCVESRIFLCQLCSNSHEHRGHRHCPIEAAAEDEMERLLKQMASLWEKIQENQEAIEAENRTTTLWMDYASLREDMIRSEYGELHPFLCEEGEKHIECMRKEGQCVLEKLIKSEARMVQKSKELRDMFQELMAMSHEPYVVLLQGLDDMVRRSESMQLSMPKGMQPEFSALPITGLTERCKHIQAHIFFDQITTFHYKMNLFNVLRKFSFGPHHKDPSEGSVGCYLASWGSLKFVTGKYYWEVDLQGSGDWAVGVCEDSWLRNTNQMTDYEGAYLLVCVKEGNHYSLLTTCPVFRHYIERPLGRVGVLLDCVDECLSFVNVAKSSLIYKYPPGAFKDFVRPFFSSGLKGRTFNPAH